Proteins from one Molothrus aeneus isolate 106 chromosome 27, BPBGC_Maene_1.0, whole genome shotgun sequence genomic window:
- the HAPLN4 gene encoding hyaluronan and proteoglycan link protein 4: MRPQSPWAAGPAALLLLAALAASEALPNARGRKKVVHVMEGDSGAVVVQTAPGKVVTHRGGTIILPCRYHYDVSAHDPAEIRLKWTKVTEPMAFVDVFVALGKARRAFGPYRGRTALQEDGVGDASLIIRNVTLQDYGRYECEVTNELEDDTGVVKLDLEGVIFPYHPRLGRYTLNFHEAQQACLEQDGILASHDQLHQAWLEGMDWCNAGWLQDGSVQYPISRPREQCGRKDTPVGVRNYGYRHKESEHYDAFCFTSNLNGKVYFLKTFRKLSYPEAVQACKNNGAAVAKVGQLYAAWKLQLLDRCEAGWLEDGSIRYPIVNPRARCGGREPGVRNLGFPDKKYKLFGVYCFKKAGEAPPVVAAGFPKRV; this comes from the exons ATGCGTCCCCAAAGCCCCTGGGCTGCCGGGCCCGCAGCGCTGCTGCTCCTCGCCGCCCTGGCGGCCTCCGAGGCGCTGCCCAACGCCCGCGGCAGGAAGAAGGTGGTTCATGTGATGG AGGGTGACAGCGGCGCCGTGGTGGTGCAGACGGCGCCGGGCAAGGTGGTGACGCACCGCGGCGGCACCATCATCCTGCCCTGCCGCTACCACTACGACGTGTCCGCGCACGACCCGGCCGAGATCCGCCTCAAGTGGACCAAAGTGACCGAGCCCATGGCCTTCGTGGACGTGTTCGTGGCCCTGGGCAAGGCCCGCCGGGCGTTCGGGCCCTACCGGGGCCGCACGGCCCTGCAGGAGGACGGCGTGGGCGACGCGTCCCTCATCATCCGCAACGTGACCCTGCAGGACTACGGGCGCTACGAGTGCGAGGTGACCAACGAGCTCGAGGACGACACCGGCGTGGTCAAACTGGACTTGGAAG GGGTGATTTTCCCGTACCACCCTCGCCTGGGGCGCTACACGCTGAATTTCCACGAGGCGCAGCAGGCGTGCCTGGAGCAGGACGGGATCCTGGCCTCGCACGATCAGCTGCACCAGGCCTGGCTGGAGGGCATGGACTGGTGCAACGCGGGCTGGCTGCAGGACGGCTCCGTGCAGTACCCGATCTCCCGGCCCCGCGAGCAGTGCGGCCGCAAGGACACCCCCGTGGGCGTCCGCAACTACGGCTACCGCCACAAGGAGAGCGAGCACTACGACGCCTTCTGCTTCACCTCCAACCTCAACG GCAAGGTTTATTTCCTGAAGACCTTCCGCAAGCTGAGCTACCCGGAGGCCGTGCAGGCGTGCAAGAACAACGGCGCGGCCGTGGCCAAGGTGGGGCAGCTGTACGCGGcctggaagctgcagctgctggaccGCTGCGAGGCGGGCTGGCTGGAGGACGGCAGCATCCGCTACCCCATCGTCAACCCCCGCGCCCGCTGCGGCGGCCGCGAGCCCGGCGTGCGCAACCTCGGCTTCCCCGACAAGAAGTACAAGCTCTTCGGCGTGTACTGCTTCAAAAAGGCCGGCGAGGCCCCGCCCGTGGTGGCCGCGGGGTTCCCCAAACGCGTGTGA